Proteins from a single region of Chryseobacterium scophthalmum:
- a CDS encoding DUF3408 domain-containing protein — protein MEKDNKRKATPDINEEMMMNLMVDGVKKDGIQLPPEPIEKMENEAVKQEEFSRNKPAQKEKNRTKKILDGSYGDHFLKTHSMTKRGDKSIYIRQEYHARLSRIIQVIGKDEIPLYAYLDNILEHHFEVFEKAIIDDFNEKYKPIF, from the coding sequence ATGGAGAAAGATAATAAAAGAAAAGCTACGCCCGATATTAACGAGGAAATGATGATGAACTTGATGGTGGATGGCGTAAAAAAAGACGGAATACAGCTTCCTCCTGAACCCATTGAAAAAATGGAAAATGAGGCTGTAAAACAAGAAGAATTTTCAAGAAATAAACCTGCCCAAAAGGAAAAGAACCGAACAAAGAAAATTCTTGATGGAAGTTATGGCGACCATTTTTTGAAAACGCATTCGATGACAAAGCGTGGAGATAAAAGCATCTACATCCGGCAGGAATATCACGCACGATTATCCCGCATTATACAGGTTATAGGAAAAGATGAAATACCGCTGTATGCTTACCTTGATAATATTTTGGAGCATCATTTTGAAGTATTTGAGAAAGCCATTATAGACGATTTTAATGAGAAATATAAACCCATTTTTTAA
- a CDS encoding ParA family protein → MDTKKKPLFIAFSSQKGGVGKSTFTTLVASTMHYRLGYNVAVFDADFPQHSLMKMKTRDLAMVMENETLKKLAYKQFTTINKKAYPIMQHKADSVLEAAQEFVNTSTTPVDVVFFDLPGTVNTPGILNALAGMHHIFTPIAADRVVMESTLIFTQLLQDVIMKKGETSIETIHLFWNQVDGRESTPLYAVYNQLIEQLGLSLMQSQIKNSTRFRKESEADSKTVFRSTVMPPDERLMKACQLNLFIEEFLKIIQL, encoded by the coding sequence ATGGACACAAAAAAGAAACCTCTGTTTATTGCATTTTCTTCTCAAAAAGGTGGCGTTGGCAAAAGTACATTTACAACGCTCGTTGCAAGTACGATGCACTATAGATTGGGCTACAATGTAGCTGTATTTGATGCGGATTTTCCACAACACAGTCTGATGAAAATGAAGACAAGAGATTTGGCAATGGTTATGGAAAATGAAACTTTAAAAAAGCTGGCGTACAAACAATTTACCACCATCAACAAAAAAGCCTATCCGATTATGCAGCACAAAGCGGATAGTGTATTGGAAGCGGCTCAAGAATTTGTAAATACTTCTACCACTCCTGTGGATGTGGTATTTTTTGACTTGCCAGGAACTGTGAACACGCCAGGAATTCTGAATGCATTGGCGGGAATGCATCACATTTTTACGCCCATCGCAGCAGACCGTGTAGTAATGGAGAGTACACTCATTTTTACACAACTTTTGCAGGATGTGATTATGAAAAAAGGAGAAACCTCCATAGAAACCATTCATCTTTTTTGGAACCAAGTGGACGGAAGAGAAAGTACGCCATTGTATGCTGTTTACAATCAATTGATTGAGCAATTAGGATTGAGTTTGATGCAAAGCCAAATCAAGAACAGTACACGTTTCCGCAAAGAAAGTGAAGCGGATAGCAAAACAGTTTTCCGTTCCACAGTAATGCCGCCGGATGAACGATTGATGAAAGCTTGTCAATTGAATTTATTCATCGAGGAGTTTTTAAAAATCATTCAATTATAG
- the mobA gene encoding conjugal transfer protein MobA — MNENNKRKQNKGGRKAKIDPSIHRHVFRLTDEENAKLLSLFETSGMPNKAKFIISLLFGNEMKSVKIDKGTVDFYMRLTSFHSQFRSVGVNYNQIVKLLYKNFSEKKAAAFLYKLEKQTAEMAMLCQKIIQISEEFETKHLKKQL, encoded by the coding sequence ATGAATGAGAATAATAAAAGAAAACAAAATAAAGGCGGACGGAAGGCAAAAATCGACCCAAGCATCCACCGCCACGTTTTTCGTCTTACTGATGAAGAAAATGCCAAACTTTTATCGCTTTTTGAAACATCGGGAATGCCCAATAAAGCAAAGTTTATCATTTCTCTGTTGTTTGGTAACGAGATGAAATCAGTTAAAATAGATAAAGGCACGGTTGATTTTTATATGAGATTGACTTCGTTTCATAGTCAATTTCGTTCTGTGGGTGTCAATTACAACCAAATAGTGAAGCTTTTGTATAAGAATTTTTCCGAGAAAAAAGCCGCAGCGTTTCTATACAAATTAGAAAAACAAACGGCTGAAATGGCAATGTTGTGTCAAAAAATCATTCAGATTAGCGAAGAATTTGAAACAAAACATTTGAAAAAACAGCTGTAA
- the mobB gene encoding conjugal transfer protein MobB, with translation MIAKIGRSGNLYGALAYNQLKVENENGQILFANKMIETAKGHYSVAQLAQSFAPYLIANRNTEKHTLHISLNPDPKDKVSDDRYREMAEEYMREMGYGDQPFVVFKHADIDRSHIHIVSVCVDEEGKKISDKFEKMRSMNICRELERKHGLIAATDKEHKLNDKIFSPINYKAGDVKSQIASVIRHLPNYYQYQTLGEYNALLSLFNITTEKVEGELQGQLQKGLLYIPLNEKGEKAGHPFKASLFGKSAGLPALELHFEQSKIALKNNPVQKTLKSAINIALQSTTDELSFKKQLTEQGINVVVRRNDVGRIYGITFIDHNSKTIWNGSRLGKELSANTFNDYWNNNIKPEIKEPVQSQIKASKSNDAENLPVEKPHHFFDFLNTEKHEDGLVEALGGLLPEIQGEDYEEQDFANKMKKKRKRHRGQQ, from the coding sequence ATGATAGCAAAAATCGGAAGAAGCGGAAATTTATACGGAGCATTGGCGTACAATCAGCTCAAAGTGGAGAATGAAAACGGACAGATTTTGTTTGCAAACAAGATGATTGAAACCGCTAAAGGTCATTATTCCGTTGCACAATTAGCCCAATCTTTTGCTCCTTACCTGATAGCCAACCGCAATACCGAGAAACATACTTTGCATATTTCTCTCAATCCCGACCCGAAAGATAAGGTAAGCGATGATCGGTATAGGGAAATGGCAGAAGAATATATGCGGGAAATGGGTTACGGCGACCAGCCTTTTGTGGTATTCAAACATGCCGATATTGACCGTAGCCATATTCATATCGTATCGGTTTGCGTGGACGAAGAAGGCAAAAAGATTTCGGACAAATTCGAAAAAATGAGGTCTATGAATATTTGCCGTGAACTAGAAAGAAAACACGGATTGATAGCTGCTACAGATAAAGAACATAAGCTGAATGACAAGATTTTTAGTCCCATAAATTACAAAGCAGGCGATGTAAAAAGTCAGATAGCTTCAGTTATTCGCCATTTGCCAAACTATTATCAATACCAAACTTTGGGAGAATACAACGCCTTGCTTTCTTTGTTTAACATTACCACCGAAAAGGTAGAAGGAGAATTGCAAGGGCAGTTGCAGAAGGGTTTATTGTACATTCCCTTAAATGAAAAAGGAGAAAAAGCAGGTCATCCGTTCAAGGCATCTTTGTTTGGGAAAAGTGCTGGACTTCCAGCTTTGGAATTGCATTTTGAGCAAAGTAAAATTGCATTAAAAAATAATCCTGTTCAAAAAACTTTAAAATCTGCTATAAACATTGCTTTACAATCAACAACTGATGAATTGAGTTTTAAGAAACAATTAACCGAACAAGGAATTAATGTAGTGGTGCGCAGAAATGATGTAGGACGAATTTACGGAATAACTTTTATAGACCATAATTCTAAGACAATTTGGAATGGTTCACGATTGGGAAAAGAACTTTCTGCTAATACTTTTAACGATTATTGGAATAACAACATCAAACCGGAAATTAAAGAACCAGTTCAATCACAAATAAAAGCTTCTAAGTCAAACGATGCGGAAAATTTACCTGTGGAAAAACCTCATCATTTCTTCGATTTTTTAAATACTGAAAAACACGAAGATGGTTTGGTCGAAGCATTGGGCGGCTTATTGCCTGAAATACAAGGAGAAGATTATGAAGAACAAGATTTTGCAAATAAAATGAAGAAGAAAAGGAAACGCCATAGAGGACAGCAATAG
- the mobC gene encoding conjugal transfer protein MobC gives MQGEDDLRGLAKIMAFMRAVSILLVLMHLYWFCYGFFLERGWTLEIINKILGNFDRTAGLFSHNLYTKIFALVLLALSCLGTKGVKNEKITWSKIYVALSIGIILFFLNFPLLKLPLLTATFLYIFTTALGYIALMVAGVWMSRLLRTNLMEDVFNNENESFQQETKLMENEYSVNLPTKFYYKGKWNNGWINIVNPFRATIVLGTPGSGKSYAIVNNYIKQQIEKGFSMYIYDFKFDDLSTIAYNHLLKHRDKYKVQPKFYVINFDDPRKSHRCNPLNPDFMTDISDAYEAAYTIMLNLNRSWIQKQGDFFVESPIILLAAIIWYLKIYDDGKYCTFPHAIELLNKKYSDVFTILTSYPDLENYLSPFMDAWQGGAQDQLQGQIASAKIPLSRMISPQLYWVMTGDDFSLDINNPEEPKILCVGNNPDRQNIYSAALGLYNSRIVKLINKKGQLKSSVIIDELPTIYFRGLDNLIATARSNKVAVCLGFQDFSQLTRDYGDKESKVIQNTVGNIFSGQVVGETAKSLSERFGKVLQKRQSLTINRSDKSTSISTQLDSLIPASKISTLTQGMFVGAVSDNFDERIEQKIFHAEIVVDNESVASETKAYQKIPQILSFVNQQGEDEMKKQIEGNYRQIKMDILNIVENELERIKNDPDLQHLLQQA, from the coding sequence ATGCAGGGAGAAGACGATTTAAGAGGTCTTGCCAAAATAATGGCATTTATGCGGGCAGTAAGTATCCTTTTGGTACTGATGCACCTTTATTGGTTCTGCTACGGTTTCTTTTTGGAACGTGGCTGGACGCTGGAAATAATCAACAAAATCTTAGGCAATTTTGACCGAACAGCCGGTTTGTTTTCGCACAATTTATACACCAAAATTTTTGCTTTGGTACTGTTGGCATTAAGCTGTTTGGGAACAAAAGGCGTTAAAAATGAGAAGATAACTTGGTCTAAAATATATGTAGCTTTGTCGATTGGAATTATTTTGTTTTTTCTGAATTTTCCTTTGTTGAAACTACCTTTATTAACTGCCACATTTCTGTATATTTTTACCACTGCTTTAGGTTATATTGCTTTGATGGTAGCAGGAGTTTGGATGAGCCGTTTACTCCGTACCAATTTAATGGAAGATGTTTTCAACAATGAGAATGAGAGTTTTCAGCAGGAAACTAAATTGATGGAAAACGAGTATTCTGTCAATCTTCCTACAAAGTTTTATTATAAGGGCAAATGGAATAATGGCTGGATAAATATTGTCAATCCTTTCCGGGCGACTATTGTTTTGGGAACACCCGGTTCTGGAAAATCTTATGCGATTGTAAATAATTATATAAAGCAACAAATTGAAAAAGGGTTTTCAATGTACATCTACGATTTTAAATTTGATGACCTTTCTACCATTGCATACAATCATTTATTAAAACATCGGGATAAATACAAAGTTCAGCCAAAATTTTATGTGATAAATTTTGACGACCCACGAAAAAGCCACCGTTGCAATCCGCTCAATCCTGATTTTATGACGGATATTTCTGATGCCTACGAAGCTGCTTATACCATAATGCTAAACCTCAACCGAAGTTGGATACAGAAACAAGGCGATTTTTTTGTAGAAAGTCCGATAATTTTGTTAGCTGCCATTATTTGGTATTTGAAAATTTACGATGACGGAAAATATTGCACATTTCCGCACGCTATTGAATTGCTGAACAAAAAATATTCAGATGTTTTCACGATTTTAACTTCATATCCCGATTTGGAAAACTATTTATCTCCTTTTATGGATGCGTGGCAAGGTGGCGCACAAGACCAATTGCAAGGACAAATTGCATCGGCAAAAATCCCTTTATCAAGAATGATTTCTCCGCAGTTGTATTGGGTTATGACTGGCGATGATTTTTCTTTGGATATTAATAATCCTGAAGAACCTAAAATTTTATGTGTAGGTAATAATCCCGACCGACAGAATATTTATTCCGCAGCGTTGGGATTATACAATTCAAGGATTGTAAAGCTAATCAACAAAAAAGGGCAATTAAAAAGTTCGGTTATCATAGACGAATTGCCAACTATTTACTTTAGAGGATTGGATAATTTGATTGCAACTGCAAGAAGTAATAAAGTGGCTGTTTGTTTAGGTTTTCAAGATTTTTCACAATTGACGAGAGATTATGGCGACAAGGAAAGCAAGGTTATTCAGAATACGGTTGGTAATATTTTCAGCGGACAAGTGGTGGGAGAAACTGCAAAAAGCCTTTCGGAACGTTTCGGAAAGGTGTTGCAGAAAAGACAAAGTTTAACCATCAACCGAAGCGACAAATCAACTTCCATTTCTACGCAATTGGACAGTTTAATCCCAGCTTCAAAAATTTCAACTTTAACACAAGGGATGTTTGTTGGTGCAGTTTCGGATAACTTCGATGAGCGAATTGAACAGAAAATCTTTCACGCTGAAATTGTGGTGGACAATGAAAGTGTAGCATCAGAAACCAAAGCGTACCAAAAGATACCACAAATATTATCTTTCGTAAACCAGCAGGGCGAAGATGAAATGAAAAAACAGATTGAAGGGAATTACCGACAAATAAAGATGGACATTTTGAATATTGTAGAAAATGAATTGGAAAGAATTAAGAACGACCCAGATTTACAACATTTATTACAGCAGGCATAA
- a CDS encoding HupE/UreJ family protein → MQYVKIVLSIALLLLVSGSAYAHGVDEDTQTFLSGNSGVAFVPFLYIGAKHMLTGYDHLLFLVGVIFFLYRPKEVLLYVSFFTIGHSITLLLGVLADMAINAYLIDAIIALSIVYKGFDNLGGFQKFLGRQPNTKAAVLIFGLFHGFGLASKLQELSFDRTGLLTNLLGFNIGVEIGQFIALALVLFVITLWRKSPSFFKFSTVTNMLLMAAGFLLFGYQLVGYFNS, encoded by the coding sequence ATGCAGTATGTAAAAATTGTTTTATCAATAGCCTTATTGCTATTGGTTTCAGGGTCGGCGTATGCTCACGGAGTAGATGAGGATACCCAAACTTTTTTAAGTGGAAATTCAGGCGTTGCTTTTGTACCGTTCCTGTATATAGGGGCAAAACATATGCTTACAGGTTACGACCACTTATTATTTCTTGTGGGCGTTATCTTTTTTCTTTATCGTCCAAAAGAAGTGCTTTTGTATGTGAGTTTTTTTACCATTGGTCATAGTATTACCCTTTTATTAGGTGTACTGGCAGATATGGCTATCAACGCTTACCTCATCGATGCTATTATAGCACTTTCAATCGTTTACAAAGGTTTTGATAATTTAGGTGGCTTTCAAAAATTCCTTGGTCGCCAGCCTAATACAAAAGCGGCTGTCTTAATCTTTGGACTTTTTCACGGTTTCGGTTTAGCCAGTAAATTACAGGAATTGAGTTTTGACCGAACAGGATTATTGACCAACCTGCTTGGTTTCAATATCGGTGTAGAGATAGGTCAATTCATCGCCTTAGCTCTTGTATTATTTGTTATCACCCTTTGGAGAAAATCACCGAGCTTTTTCAAATTCTCTACAGTTACCAATATGTTGCTTATGGCAGCGGGCTTTTTATTATTCGGCTACCAGTTAGTCGGTTATTTTAACTCTTAA